The Molothrus aeneus isolate 106 chromosome 23, BPBGC_Maene_1.0, whole genome shotgun sequence nucleotide sequence GTTCCAGTGCTGCCACAGAACAATTCTGGCTGCTTCAGCTCAGTCTGCAGCAGGCAACTGCCCAAAAAATGGCAGAGGGAAGCAAGGTTCCTTCACCTGCCAGCCTCTACCACTATCAACACACAGGCCACAAAGCAACCACCACTCAGGACACTTTGCTTCCAggcatgaaaaataatttcttagttTTGTCCACCTTAATTCATCATAAGAGGAAAAATCCTCCCAGGATGCTCTTGCCTGGTCTGACTCCTGTTCACAGCCCAAGGACAGAGGCCACTTGGCAACCCAGGAACAGGGCAAGGGGTTTGCAGTTCACACCTTCGTGGCAGCCCCTCACCCTGTGAGAGGCAAGGCCAAAGCCCCAGAAGCCCAGgaggggcagctgtgccctcaCCTCACGTGTGCCCTTCCCTCGGCCAGGCGGAAGCCGTTGCTGTGGAGATGGATCCCATTGGACACTCCATTGGTTGAGGTTTTGCCATTCTGCACTTCTGAGGGTTAGAAAAAGATATATACAACCATGCTAAGTATCAGTGTAGATTATACAAACACAGGGTTTATTTTACAGCAGGGCCAACCCAACACGACAGCCCCATTCAGAGCAGAAACAAAACTTCCATGattccacctgctccagccaccTGGATTAGATTTGTCCTCTTTATTTACAAATCTCTGCAGTGTCCTTTGCAATACAATTCTAGATCAGAAAGCCAGACACACAGAGAACTAAGTGCTAAGGGATTTACCTTACACTGATTTCAGTATcgtggaatcctggaatggtctGGGAGGATACCAGGGACCTCAACCACTCAACACTCTGCTTAATCCTTGATTAAGGCTTCAGGCACTCTCAACTCCCACACCCCTCTCTCCACAGGTCACTTCTGCCCTCATGTTTTGTGCCACTGCAGAAGGATTTTGGCACCAGGGTATGAACTGCACTGCAGAAGCAGCCCAGCAACACCCACACCCTGCTTCATTCTCCCCCTGCACCCTGAAAATGAACCCTGCATGCAGAACTCCCCTCTGCTGCTCGCTCCCTTTGTGACAGCATCACACTTACCCCCTGAAGTGTGGCACTTCTTTGGGAGGAGAAAAGTGTATGGTCGCTGTTTGTATGTCAGATCAAACAAATAGacctgaggaaaggaaaaaagagcatGAGACAAGTCTGCAAAACAGAGATGCTCAAGTCAGAAATAAAAGAGGGCTCAGTGGGTACACAGTTCCATGTTTGTGTTTGCTATTTCCAGTTTTCTCACTGGGAATCTTTTTTATAGATGGACACACAAGGGATGGCAGCAGTAATTGGGGTGTGTCCCAGTCCAGCCCAGTTCAGAGAACAACACTGAGAAACAGGAACCCGATCTTACTCCACACCTGCAGAGTTTAAAAGATGACCTGACCACTGACCAACCTGCTCAGAAAGCTTCATATTTCAATTAAGCAACTAAGGTATTTCAATTAACAGCATGATAATGAAGAAACCAAACACCTATTGACAGAAAAGAGGCAGAACACTGAGGAAAAGTCTCTCTAAGATGAAACCAGTATTTCCCAAGAaactgccagggcagctctgtgaAATCCCAATCTAAAGCTGTACTGGGACAGGAATGGACAGCCCAGGCCAGACCCACAGCTCACCCTCTCCTAAAGGGAGCAAGTGTGagaaagagctggagaggacaAGCACAGTGCAACCTGCCCACGAGCAAAGGTCCTGTTTAATCCACGCTGATTAATGCTGTCAGGAGGATTTTCTCATTCCATTGATAGGCTTTACAAAAGATCCATGAGTAACACCCAGAGCTTAAAATTAAAGCAATCAATATTCCAGGTGAAGGCCTTTGCTTCTCCAAGTTCTTAGTCACTACATTCTATTACAGAAGCAGTTTGATGTTTCAAGAATGAGTTATGAAATCCTTTCTAGGTCAACAAAGGTCAGTTCCAgaactggttttgtttattttctttcccctcttccGGAGAGTGAAATGTGAATTGGAAAACCACAACAGAACGTGGTTTAACTTTGATCAGTGACAGCGTAACAAATACATCCCTAATCCCAAGTATTTAGTCTGAATTAATCAGAATGCAGTTTAAAATACATCACATTACCCACAGAGAAGTTGCTGTACCTATTTCCAACAGCACACAACAATGTCCAGTGACACAAGGTGAAGCTTCTCTGCCTCCCTACCTGCTCCCCTCCCATGTTGACCAGGAGCTCGGTGCCATCGGGGCTGAAGGTGACGTACGTGGCCACCAGGACCCTCAGCCGGTTGTTGTAGTCTGGGAGCTTCACTGGGAGGTGCCCTGTGGAGAGGACAAGTCCAGAATTATTGGCTTAACTCTCAACTGTTGTCTCTGTCCTagcccagctgctccctttTAAAGAGCAAAGCCATGGAGCACAAGCACCTACAGGattttccatttcctgctgTTTATGGGATCCTTCCATGTGGAACCAAAATATGCACAGGTGCCTTTTCACAGGTTCTGGGAGTTGATGCCCCATTTctagaagtgtccaaggcctggctggatggggcttggagcaacctggtctagtggaaggtgtccctgctcatggcatgGGGTGGAACAAGGTgtgttttaaggtcccttccaacccaaaccattctgtgattccatcaTTCCAATTTTGCACAGCCACCCCACAAAACTGCCTTGTTAACAATGAGCCTCCAGAACCCAGCAAATCTCAGTTTTGGGGATTCTCTAGGATTtggcttttgtgatttgtggcCATCTGCAAATACCTCCATCCTCAACCCCTTAATTAGGTTTCCTTAATAAAGCCCTCAGCACAAGGAAACCAAAGCTCCTAAATATTCAGCTCACACACAGGTTCTGTTCTTCAGACAGCAGATGTGTTGCATGACCAATTCAGGGGACCTGAGGAATCCTCTAGTGGGAATCATCAGGAGCAGGACTGTCAGAACTGGTCTGCTGAACATTGTGGTCTGAGagattgtaaaaaaaaaaccaaacaacccaaacaTTTTGGGGTAAAACATAGTAAATAATGAGCACTGGAGAAAAATGTCATCTAGATTGCTCAGATACTGCATCACTGATTCTTTATCTGCAGGATGAGGACAAGTCACTTCTGTGCCAAAAAGATTTTGAACTGGGACCAGTTCCAGGAGAGCCTATAGAGCCCAGGTTATATCCAACCCTTCACTTTCCAGCAGGAGTGACAAAAACACATTTATGCTGGACAAAAAGCAGCAAGGCTGGCTCACCTCCCCAGTGGAATAACCTGCAATTCCATGGAACACCCCATGgaagagctgccctgggcaggggtttGTGTGTGATGGGTAACTCTGTTTCTGCAGCAGTGAAGCCCCAGGTCACCCCTGGAGCAGGGCCGTACCTGCCACGTAGTATTGAGCTGCCCCGTCCGGGAGGGGCTTCTGCCGGTCACAGAACGTGTGCACGCCAGCTGAGGGGCTCTGCTTCATGCTTTTCCTACAGACACAGGAACAGCCTCATGGTAAGCACAGCAGTCAGCTGCTGGAAGCCTCACCTTCACTGGCTTTCCTTGTCCACCCATGAGGACACAGCTGCCCACACAGTTATGGGGTCACCAGCCTCGTACCACCCTGGTGCACTCAGCCAAAAGACTTTGGGTGTCAGAAAAAACGGAGTGAAACTTCCCAGCAAGAGGAGAGTGCTGGATCCCTGCAGGTCCCTCTTCCCACcagatcccagccccagggctctgccccagaGGCAGGTGCTGTTACCTGTGGTTGTGGATCATGCGGATGTCGTAGAGCCGCACAAAGGGCCCGCTGGCCCCCACGGCCAGGTAATTGTTGTCCTGGGGGTTCACTGTCAGGCACTTGGCCTCCACCAGCTGCCCACAGTACTCAGTCAGGTCTATCAGGACCTCGGAGCGTTTGCTGTTCTCCCGCAGGTCGTACTGCCTGCAAAGGGGTGGCAGTGAGGCAGACGCACCACAGGGtaacagaagcagcaggaagagacTCGTGcaatgtcctgagctgggacAGCACACACTAGGCCTCGGTACCAGGATAATGATTAAAAACAGCTCTACAATGTGCACAGATTTATTCAAGTTCCAAATTAAACTCCCAAGTCATGACCTGTTCCTTTCCTGGCCTCCCTTTCCAGCAGTGAGGAAaatggaggagctgaggagagTATTTATGATTCTACAAGATAAATCTTTCCAGTTTTAGCAAAGGGAGAGATGAGCTTAAGCGGTTTAGTACAGCTTCTCTTCAGGTCTGTGCACAGCACACATTGTGATGGTTCCCAACACCAAACCAGCTGGAACTCTGTACCTGATTAAGCCATCTTCTGCTGCACTCCAGAAGGTGTTTGGCCACATGGGCGCCGTGGCAATCCGCTTCACTCTGTTGGTATGATCTCCAAACATGTGCACGGTCTCCTTGACAGTCAAGTCATGGACGTGCACCTTGGAATCTGCAGCTCCCGTGATGAGGATGCGATCCCCCGAGTGCGGCAAGAACTGCGGCAGAGGGATGGACactgagcctggagcagcactggggggctcacagggacaccctggcaCTCACAGAGCAGGAATTCTGCTCCAGGAACGTGGGCTAACCCACGGGATTCCCTAGTACACAGGTCAGCGTGCACACTCAAGAGTCACCAGCTACAGCAGGACACAAGAGTGCCTTCATCACACATCCCAGTTTGCTACAACCATTTCCTTCCAATTCACTGAGAGAATAAGCCTGGCATCTGCATAAACTAAGTGCAACATTTGATTTAATCCTTTACCCCATAattagaaatattaaatttttggaggggggaaaactgtttgcagaaaaatgttttctagcAAGGATTTATCCTTTTACTGCCCAGGTTGCTGTTTCTGTTAGTTGCTCATTCCTTCTAAGCACATACCTTGACAGAAAAGATGTTTGCAGTGTGTCCTGTGTGCATAGAAAGGAGTTTCTTGTGGTGCAGAGGATCCCACACAATGGTATGCTGGTCATCAGAGCCAGAGGCCAACAAGCTGCAAGGAACATGAGACAAATATGCACCATGAGTTCTTCTGCTCCACACCGTGCCCGGGTCTGTGGAGCTGTTTGACCACAGACATCCATTAAGTTAATTCAGCCCTAACCAGCCcatttcctctcttccctcagctCTCGCTCTTGCTGCTCACCGTGCACCCATCCCTCCAGCCAGGTCTAGGAGCTAAAGCAGACAAAAAGCAATTCCACAGAAAGCACAGCTGACTGAAGGATCCCACCCACATTGTGGTGGGAAAACAGGAGTGTTTGGTCAACAGCAAAATGCAGGGCATCCACCTTCCCCACTACCCTGGCTGTGTTAACTGCTCCACACCATCTCTGAAGCCCAGCCAAGGCATCCATCCCCAGGCTCCTGAGgtgcccaggcagccccagggctcgtGGGGTGAACCACAAACTGCTTTTAAAGTCATTGCAAGGTGCTCTCGGCCTTGTCCATCCATCTGGACCAAAGGAATCTGACATCTGTGACTCTCAGCTCTTTTAAACTTAGCCATTCTCTTTCAAGCACATGAAATTTTCACTAGTAAATAATTCTGAAGAGTATCAGAGGGCAGACTTTGGACATTGTAAGAGGCATGTGCAGAAATACCCACTCTTCCTCCAATCCACTCGTTTCTCACACAGAAACTCTTCATTCCACTTGGTTACTGGAAGTTGCTCTTTAGTGTCCCTCTCAAATTGCAGAGGGGTGAATTCTCCACCTCCTTCCCTTGGATATctgtcccccagcagcagcttttaacAGCGTGGTGAAGGGGGTGGGGAAATGTCACCACCAGCTGGGCAAATCCTAAAGATCCATTATAATCCATAATACCACTTAAGAGAAGAGAAGCAGCCTTCAATCTCCACTTCTTAGTCTGACCATTTCCCTTCTGAACTCACTAAAGGGGCATTTCTAATAATATCCAGAtatatttaacaaaataaagCTTCTTTTGAAGCGTGAGCTCTACTACAGCTCAAAATTTGAGCCTGAGCTCCACTTTACTAGAAATGGGAAGCAGCTGCTTATGATAACATGACCTACATCCTAGTCTTGGGAAAACCTGGGGTTATGGCTTAGCAGATTCCCCAAATGAAGCCACATACTTACTCTCCTTTTTCATTCCATTCCAGACAGTTGACACACCCAGAGTGACCCTGAGGGAAGGAGGCAAGGGCAGATGGCATTAGTCAAACTTCAGATGTATCAAACAGAGCTGTCCTGAGACAAGGACACGCTGAGCTCCTCACAAATAACTTCTTCCAATAAAAGCAGGGTTTTTTGTTCCAACCCTGCAAAGAACTCCACACACTTGGTAGATAAGCACCTCCAGAAAAGACAGACATGGTAGAGCAGCTGGGGtagaaaaggcaaaatgaaacaaatagaaaaaggtaGTGTTGAATAAAATGGCAGTTTAGTCTGAGAGGCTACAGCTGAAATCCTGCTGCACACACGGAAAGGTGACTTTGCTTCCAAAGCCCTTGGCTAGGCTGACAAATTACATGTACAGGCACTCTGGGAACACAGGGAAAATGCACTTTTGATAGCTCTGTTAGAAGCACCTTGCTGCTGGGTGACTACATCATCCATCTTCATCCACATTTACCAACGACTGCACCAGGAAGTGGGGGAGTGTTGAGCACCATTTGATGTGGGAGATGTGACTGAAAAGGGGGACAAAATAACCCTTTTCTCCCCCAAACCAAGATAATGGATGTGTTAGAGGTTGGCTCAGTTGGGTGGAGCAGGGTGTTGAGGGTCTGACCCCCAGATGGGGCTGTTCACTCAAGATTTCAatgatcccttccaactcagaatattctgtatAACCTTAACCTTTTCTGAGGTATGTCAGAGTGCACTACAACCTGTTCCTTAGGGATCCCATTAGAGCTGAGCACACTGAACAGCTGCCAATTGTCTTCTTCAGGCACCAGTGCTGAGATGAGGTGGTGCCCACCCTGTTAAATGTTCTCCTCTAGGtgcaccaggcagggctgagatGAGGTGGTGCCCACCCTGTTAAATGTTCTCCTCTAGGtgcaccaggcagggctgagatGAGGTGGTGCCCACCCTGTTAAATGTTCTCCTCTAGGtgcaccaggcagggctgagatGAGGTGGTGCCCACCCTGTTAAAGGTTCTCCTCTAGGtgcaccaggcagggctgagatGAGGTGGTGCCCACCCTATTAAATGTTCTCCTCTAGGTGCACCAGCAGTGCCGAAAGCTCACGCAAGCTCtcactgagctgctcctggctctgatGCAGTTTGGGGGACCAAGAAATCAGCAGTGACCTGCTAAACCAGAGCAGTTCATGCCCTCCTGCAGCAAGGAGCACCCCCAGGAGCTGGTTTCCCCCTGCACAcccacctgcagctcagcctccagCCCCAGGCGGCGGATGAAGGGGTCGGTGACGTGGTAGTGGCGCTCGAAGCCCAGCGCTCCCCTCTCCTGCAGGGGCAAAAGGCACCACACTGAGCACGGCAAACAAACActcctcctgctctttcagAGAACATTCTTCAGCCTTAAAAACCACACCGGGCACTGGGGGGGTCCACAGGTCCTGTACTGTAGAAGggagtcacagaatcccagaacggtttgagtgggaagggacctcaaagcccctccagtgccacccctgccatggcagggacacctcccacagTCCCAGGttgttcccagccctgtccagcctggccttgggcactgccagggatccaggggcagccccagctgctctgggcaccctgtgccagggcctgccaccctcacagggaaggatttcttcccaatatcccatctaaccctgttctccttcagctcaaggccattcccccttgtcccatcactaCACATCCTTGTgacaagtccctctccagccttcccaTCCTCTGAACATCTCCAGGTGGACAAATCTTAATCTTTGCCCCTGAACTGATTTAAAATGCTCTGTAACTCAGTGCCAGGCTCCAGCTGAGGAGCCAAACCAGTTCTGGGAGGCCCACACTGAGGCAGAGCAAGCTGACCCTACCTGGGGCCTGAAGCAGAAGATAGGGAAGAACGTGGGAATGCCTGCTATTATCCCTTGGCAAGGATTTCAGCAGCACCTCCATCCTGAGCTGCCCAGGAGAACTGTGCCACTGTAGAGCCTgtcccaaggcagcagcagcacggggTGAGGAGCTGGAGTGGAACTGGCCAGCTGCCTTCAGGGATGGGCTGTTCctcaggcagggagcagagctgcagcgcacagcctgttccagagGGATGGGAACAGCTGCCACAGAACTGCGTCAGTACAAATGAAGGTGAAGGAAAGCAGGACAGTTGTTTCCCCTGTGATCTCACAGGGCTCACAGATGCATCAGCAGATGGCTCTGATGAAAGAAGGCCAACTGCAGAGGCAGGAATGAAGGAGAGAGAATGCCAGTCAGATTTTGGATGGAGCACCTAAATGGAGATTTTCCCTAGGACTTGACCCAGCTGGGTCTCACTCCATGCCACACTTGTCAACTTAGTCCTTTGTCACCAGCATTTAGAGATGGGAACACCAATGCCAAAATCACCCTGGTGGTGCCCAAAACACCACCCTGGTGGTGCTCAGAGCACATCAGCAGtcccagagcacacacagaagtgctgaattcccttcccagcccagtgctcagtAATGAACTCCACACACCAAAAGCTATTTGAAGACAGAATGGAGACAGACATAAAAGGACTGGAGGCAAAACAAACCAGGCTTTTTGTAGGAGCTTCCATGACAGACTTCAAACCCCTTGATGTACTTTTGTGGAGAgcattcctgcagcactgcaaggcCCATGCAAGGTGCTGCAGGTAtaattctgtgctgctgcagccccagtggCTTTGTGAGGGCTGTGGGGTAGGACACTGCTTTTCCTACAAGGAACTGCCTGACTTAGCACCAAGGTCACACGTCAAAGCCTGACAGAGCAGACAGGCTGAGACAGTCCCAGGCTAGGGCTCAAACCACAGAACCAGCCCTTCCTTGTTAGGGCAGCAAAACAAATCTTTGCACATGGATTGAATTACAAGCTTATAACCGAGTTGGTACCAAACTGCAAAGTGAGCACTCGAGCTCCCAGTTCCTTATTCTGGCCACTCACAGATCCCTTTCCTGAATGCTGATTATCAGCAAAGCTGCAAATGATTTCAGGCCTCTGAGTCCCAGCAATAATTGCCTATTGTGTCTGCTGCAGCCAGTCCTTTCACGCTGATATTCCACCAAAGCAGCCATCAGATGACTGATCCCACCACTGCacaagttttttttcccctacacaAAGGAAGCAACACAGCACTCTCTAAAGGAAAGGAGACAGAGAGGCTGTGACAGAGATCATTAGCTTTACTACAGTCAGAAATACCTCTGATGGCAAGATCACACGGGGAGAACACAGAAAGCAGAGACGGAAGCTGGCTAAGGGCCTTTGTGGTGCCCAAACACAAGCAGCtctatttctctcttcagcTCAGAAGGAACTGAGCTGCTGATGGCAAACCAGGCCAGGGAGAGGAACTGTGCTCCTGTCATGCCAGACTTCATCCCAGCTCTCCATTAAGGACAGTGACAGGTCCTGTGTGTTTGTTCTCCTAAGCTCCTTACAGGGCTTATCAATATGTAAGTAACAGAGATCTGGTTCCCAagcagaggcagcaccaggagtTTTCCCACTCCAGCAGTGACTCCCCTCTCTCCAGCCAGCACCACTGAACACGGGCTCACACCTACCTTGATCTGCCTGTGGATGATGTCTCTGGTGATGTTGGCCTTTGCCATCTTCTTGCAGTGGGGCAGACGAAGAGAAGCagtgggaagagctgctgtgcaTCCAAGCATGCCAGGACCCACGCTGAGGGTGCTCAGTTACCTGCAGGACAGccggggacacagcagggacacggcggggacacCGCACGTTAGGCCACGCACACGCTGCCAGCTCCAGAGACACGGGGGGTAACAGCTGGCACGGTGGGAACAAAGGCTCCTGAAGAAACTCAGGGGAGAAACAACGGAAGAATGGATGTCTGACTCAAGGCCCTTCCCGGTTTGTGGAGAAATTCAGCATGAGCAGAATTCCAGGACTGCATCAGCCTGGAAAATCCATGTTTCTGTCCCAGTAGAGACCCcgtgagcccagagcagcttccTGCCCCAGGCTTCCCTCCCGCCATTCCATGACCACTCGTGTCCAATGTCGTGTTTCCCAAATTCTACAACCAACAAAGTGAATAAACACAGCATTGATGCTTTGGGCCACATCTTTTCTCTCATTTACTACATTGGATTATCAGCAAAACACCCCTAAAACATCCAAAAGGGCATAAACATTCCTTGGAAATCACAACATGAGTCACAACTGAACACCTAATTACctcaggaagagaaaagaggTGACCAGTTAAAATTGAATTTCCAGGAGAAATTAAGAGTTTTGCACACTCTTAATGGAGTTTAATGTACTAACCTAAATAATTGAAACCCCATGGAATTGGCTActtctgctaaaaaaaatattcaaattgcAGAGTGATGGTCCCAACCCTGAGCTGGACAGGCTGCCTAGCAAAGGATCAGTCAGTCCCTGAGAAATGCTGCAACTCCCCCAGTTTCCACCCCACAGCCTGGCCCATTCAGACATTTCTACAGTTCtctttaaaacaacaaaaagaataaaaatgaaatttccaaCACCCATTTTGTCCTATGTAACCTTCtagtttaaaaacatttccaagCAGAACAAGCCAAAATTTTCCTCTTCTAAATGAGGAAATGCTGATTCATTGAAACAAGAGCATTTCACAGAAACACTGCAACAAACAGGAGTCCTGGCAACCCTCATCTGAttctctgctgccacaggaggGCTTCCAGTGGCCTTCCTgtcccaccctgccatggcagggacacctccctctgtcccaggctgctccaagccctgtccagcctggccctggacgCTCCTGGGGACGGGGCAGCCCCAACAacttccctgaggagctgggaatggctcccaaggacaggaaggggaagaagcagcagcatctgggCACAAGGGCAGGTGGATCTGCtgactctgcagctcctgaaaggtttCTGAGCTGCTTCCCCAAACTTTGGGAGAGAGAATGAGGAGCAGGAccgtgtccagggcagggaacggagctgggcagggaatggagccccaggaggggctgagggagctgggcaggggctcagcctggagcaaaggaggctcagggggcccttgtggctctgcacagctcctgccaggagggcacagccgggggggacTTGGgatctgctccagggcacagggacaggagcagagggaatggcctcaggTTGTTCCCAAGTCCATCCTCAAAAGACACAGGGACAATATCCCAGCACACCTCagtgccttccactctcctcagagctgccccacaacatccccaggctctgcccacAGTCTCCCCTCTCCAAGCACcatccagctccctcctcctcttccctgaCAGGCAgatttcttctctccctctttgaGAGCAATTGGATTTGGCTCTCAGGACCTCACCACGCCAGTGCCAGGCAGGCCGTCACCTCCCCACTGCTCTTTTGGGAGTATTTTTGTCACATTTCCCACCTCTAGTTATGGCTAATTTCTAAtcagctcctttctcttccaACAGCACCAAACAACCCCAAGGACACACGTGGGAAAATGCACGAGCAAGGAAAGATCCAGATCTCCCATATACAGCCATAAATAACCCACACCAGGAGGCCAATTTAGAGCTAAATAAGTCACTGCAAAACCATTAATACCCCATAACCCCTCTGTATAAACAGAGAGAAGGAATagccaaaccccccaaaaccaccactCCTTAACAGACTGTtagaaattctgtttttcaaCAAGAGACTCCTCTGTGCAGCATTTTCTCCCTTGTGGAACATCTTAACTTTACTTCTTAAAAAATACAGGCAAGGAAAATCACCCAAGAAATCAGACCTTGGGTAATGGGCTTGGATAAAACCCAGTCCAACAGGAATGCAGGAGCCCAAGGTGTCTCTTTCCAGGAAAGTGCTTGATTTGGCAACTGGATGCTGTAGAGGGCTCAAAGGTCTCCCAGACCTTGTGCCTTTGCTTGCCCAAGAAGGCTCCAAGagcctttcctcctttccctttgctATTTTTTGTTGCTCAACAGGTATTCCCCAACTACAAAGGCCCTGGCAACCTTTAAATTGCCATGGAATCACAGACACAGGAATAAGAAGACCAAATTCTCATTCCAGATCACATTTTGAGCATTAGCCACAACTGACCACAGTCACAGACTCCCAGTCCCCATGGATATGACAGTGACCTCattcaaatattaaataaataaataataaataaattaaataaatattaactgTTCTTAACACTAAAGACTATTGACCCCACCACTGTACAGGCAGATCCAGCCTCCAGTTTCAAACTGACCctggaataaaacaaaatctcCCAAGACTTTTAGATCTTCTGCAAAATATATGTAATAAAAATCAGACAAAACTCAACTGTGCCTCCCAATTTCTCAGACTCAAAGGCCTCCAAACATGAAGTCCCTCCAAAGAGTCTGTCTTTGTCACCACTAAAGGAATTGGAAATTCCTTGGAAACTTCCACCATGGAAATTGGTAAAGAATGTTCCTCTTTGGGCAAAACCACCGTGCAAATTCTGC carries:
- the WDTC1 gene encoding WD and tetratricopeptide repeats protein 1, with the protein product MLGCTAALPTASLRLPHCKKMAKANITRDIIHRQIKERGALGFERHYHVTDPFIRRLGLEAELQGHSGCVNCLEWNEKGDLLASGSDDQHTIVWDPLHHKKLLSMHTGHTANIFSVKFLPHSGDRILITGAADSKVHVHDLTVKETVHMFGDHTNRVKRIATAPMWPNTFWSAAEDGLIRQYDLRENSKRSEVLIDLTEYCGQLVEAKCLTVNPQDNNYLAVGASGPFVRLYDIRMIHNHRKSMKQSPSAGVHTFCDRQKPLPDGAAQYYVAGHLPVKLPDYNNRLRVLVATYVTFSPDGTELLVNMGGEQVYLFDLTYKQRPYTFLLPKKCHTSGEVQNGKTSTNGVSNGIHLHSNGFRLAEGRAHVSPQVELPPYLERIKQQANEAFACQLWTQAIQLYSKAVQKAPNNAMLYGNRAAAYMKRKWDGDHYDALRDCLKAISLNPCHLKAHFRLARCLFELKYVAEALECLDDFKGKFPEQAHSSACDALDRDINAALFSKSDNAEDKKGGGPIRLRATGRKDSISEDEMVLRERSYDYKFRYCGHCNTTTDIKEANFFGSNAQYIVSGSDDGSFFIWEKETTNLVRVLQGDESIVNCLQPHPSYCFLATSGIDPVVRLWNPRPESETLNGRVVVDMEGASQANQRRMNADPLEVMLLNMGYRITGLTSAGAAGSDDEDSSEGQVQCRPS